The Hahella sp. HNIBRBA332 genome window below encodes:
- the bamA gene encoding outer membrane protein assembly factor BamA — protein sequence MRVLLFIFVWLTAAFSYAADDQFDVSDIRVDGLQRVSAGSVFTAFPVNVGESVDSKKLADATRSLFKTGLFTDIKLSREGDVLIINVTERPSISKIEVEGNKNLPTEDLMEGLKSAKLSEGEVFQRSTLERIELEILRSYVAQGRYNASVKAEVEELPRNRVQLNINIKEGPVSAIQHINFVGNNAFSDDDLRDLMQLKLTGFWASIFSSDKYSKQKLNGDLERIRSHYLDNGYIKFSIESTQVSVSPDKEQVFITVNVNEGPQYKIRDIALKGDLKVEEEELRKLIVVKSGDTFSRQLLTVTSDIISKRLGNDGYTFASVNAIPEPHDDNTASVTFYVEPGRRTYVRRVNFSGNTSTSDEVLRQEMVQMESAAASTDLIEASKSRLERLGFFKTVTVETPLVPGTNDQIDVNYSVEEQPTGSLSASLGYSQDGGATVGASVAEKNFLGTGRRVSFGVNKSKSVQSANFSYTNPYYTVDGVSRGFSLFYKETDYDDDDNDVAAYLKDSMGGAVNFGYPIDRFSRLTFSTGYTHTRIKLPKYPVQEISDFTNEFGSNYNFFDLSATWSRSTLNKGLFPTSGNSQSLSMKVTLPELSDYNFYKLNYNNTQYYPLSEDQEWALKLRADLAYGDGYGDNDRLPFFEHYYAGGFGSIRGFKANTLGPRSTPHPDNPDDDEDPFGGNVQIESSLELIVPFIFVKDRSQIRSVVFLDGGNVFDTARGYDPSVDELRFSAGVAMTWVTPIGPLSFSLGKALNDKEGDKTQFFQFLLGQTF from the coding sequence ATGAGAGTATTGCTTTTTATCTTTGTTTGGCTGACGGCCGCTTTTTCTTACGCTGCAGATGATCAATTCGACGTCTCCGATATTCGAGTGGATGGTTTGCAAAGGGTGTCCGCTGGAAGCGTTTTTACCGCGTTCCCTGTCAATGTGGGAGAGAGCGTTGATTCAAAGAAGCTCGCGGATGCTACCCGTTCGCTCTTTAAAACAGGGCTGTTCACTGACATCAAGCTGAGCCGGGAAGGCGATGTGCTGATCATAAATGTGACTGAGCGTCCATCAATCAGCAAAATTGAAGTTGAAGGGAATAAAAATCTACCCACTGAAGACTTAATGGAAGGCCTCAAGTCAGCCAAGCTCTCGGAAGGAGAAGTTTTTCAGCGGTCGACCTTGGAGCGTATAGAACTGGAAATTCTGCGCAGTTATGTCGCGCAGGGGCGTTACAATGCTTCTGTGAAAGCAGAGGTGGAAGAGTTGCCGCGTAACCGGGTGCAGTTGAACATCAACATCAAGGAAGGCCCGGTTTCAGCTATCCAGCATATTAACTTCGTCGGCAATAACGCTTTCTCGGATGATGACTTGCGCGACCTCATGCAGCTCAAACTGACCGGGTTTTGGGCGTCTATTTTCAGCAGCGATAAATACTCCAAGCAGAAGTTGAATGGCGACTTGGAGCGTATTCGTTCGCATTATCTGGATAATGGGTACATCAAGTTCAGCATTGAGTCCACACAGGTTTCCGTCTCCCCGGATAAAGAGCAAGTGTTCATTACGGTTAATGTGAATGAAGGGCCTCAGTACAAAATTCGCGACATTGCTTTGAAGGGCGATTTGAAAGTCGAAGAAGAAGAACTGCGCAAGCTGATTGTAGTGAAGTCCGGCGATACGTTCTCTCGTCAGCTTCTTACCGTAACTTCAGACATCATATCCAAGCGTCTGGGTAACGATGGTTACACATTCGCCAGTGTGAATGCGATTCCTGAGCCTCACGATGATAATACTGCTTCGGTTACTTTTTATGTTGAACCGGGTCGTCGCACCTATGTTCGCCGTGTCAACTTTAGCGGAAATACTTCAACCAGCGATGAGGTGCTGCGTCAGGAAATGGTGCAGATGGAGTCCGCAGCGGCTTCGACAGATTTGATTGAAGCATCCAAGTCAAGGTTGGAGCGTTTAGGATTCTTTAAGACCGTAACCGTAGAAACGCCTTTGGTTCCAGGAACCAATGATCAGATAGACGTGAATTATTCTGTAGAAGAGCAGCCTACTGGTAGTCTTTCCGCAAGTTTGGGTTACTCTCAGGATGGTGGCGCGACTGTCGGAGCCAGTGTGGCGGAGAAGAACTTCCTGGGAACGGGCCGACGGGTGTCATTTGGAGTTAACAAGAGTAAGAGTGTTCAGAGCGCGAACTTCTCGTACACCAATCCATACTATACCGTTGATGGGGTTAGCCGAGGCTTTAGTCTGTTTTACAAAGAAACAGACTATGATGATGATGACAACGATGTCGCTGCATACCTGAAAGACAGTATGGGAGGGGCTGTTAACTTTGGTTATCCAATTGACAGATTCTCAAGGCTGACTTTCAGCACAGGCTATACTCATACACGCATTAAGCTACCCAAGTATCCTGTTCAGGAAATCTCAGATTTCACCAATGAGTTTGGTTCAAACTACAATTTCTTTGATTTGTCCGCTACTTGGAGTCGCTCCACCTTGAATAAAGGGCTATTTCCGACTTCAGGGAACTCGCAGTCTCTCTCTATGAAGGTGACGCTTCCTGAATTGAGCGATTACAACTTTTATAAGCTGAACTACAACAATACTCAGTACTATCCTTTGTCCGAAGATCAGGAATGGGCGCTGAAGCTTAGGGCTGATTTGGCTTATGGAGATGGTTACGGCGATAACGACCGTTTGCCGTTCTTCGAGCATTATTATGCTGGCGGCTTTGGCTCAATTCGAGGATTTAAAGCGAATACGCTGGGGCCAAGGAGTACGCCGCACCCAGATAACCCGGACGACGACGAGGACCCATTTGGCGGTAATGTGCAAATTGAATCCAGCCTGGAGTTAATTGTGCCCTTCATTTTTGTAAAAGACCGTTCGCAGATTCGTAGTGTGGTGTTCTTGGATGGAGGGAATGTATTCGATACGGCAAGGGGATATGACCCTTCGGTAGATGAGCTTCGATTCTCTGCTGGTGTTGCGATGACATGGGTGACGCCGATTGGTCCTTTGTCTTTCAGCCTTGGTAAAGCATTGAATGACAAAGAAGGTGACAAGACTCAGTTCTTCCAGTTCTTGCTGGGGCAGACGTTCTAA
- a CDS encoding OmpH family outer membrane protein encodes MKLIRIAALALALVSTGYAGMVSAAQKVAVVDLRTALLSSQAAKKFGENLKKDFADEEARLREVGEQAQKMQERLKKDSAIMSETERTKLNAELEEKAQEFNFLKNKYQSAISKREELFLQESKPKVDEALKKIAEKEKVDVILPSKLAVYANPSLDLTAKLIEALNSAK; translated from the coding sequence ATGAAATTGATTCGAATAGCCGCTTTGGCGCTGGCGTTAGTAAGCACAGGATACGCTGGAATGGTGAGTGCGGCTCAGAAAGTGGCGGTAGTTGATCTACGTACAGCGCTGCTTTCCTCTCAGGCGGCCAAGAAGTTTGGCGAGAATCTTAAGAAAGACTTTGCTGACGAAGAAGCCAGATTAAGAGAGGTTGGCGAGCAGGCGCAAAAAATGCAGGAGCGCTTGAAAAAAGATTCCGCAATCATGAGTGAAACAGAGCGCACCAAACTGAATGCAGAGTTGGAGGAAAAGGCACAGGAATTTAATTTTCTGAAAAACAAATATCAGTCTGCCATTTCCAAGCGGGAAGAACTGTTTTTGCAGGAGTCCAAGCCCAAGGTTGACGAAGCGCTGAAGAAAATCGCGGAAAAAGAGAAAGTGGATGTTATCTTGCCCAGCAAGTTAGCGGTGTATGCGAATCCATCTCTGGATTTGACTGCAAAGCTAATTGAAGCGCTTAACAGCGCCAAGTAA
- the lpxD gene encoding UDP-3-O-(3-hydroxymyristoyl)glucosamine N-acyltransferase encodes MGKTDLSYTLADIASRIGAELRGDGSVEVKGLATLQKAQSGQISFLANKNYLKHLKDTCASAVIIPSSLADQCSTNVLVMDNSYFGYALCSQLFSPQWSSMSGVSPSAAISENAKLGEGVTIGANAVIEDDAEICDGAVIGPGCYIGAGSIVGANTQLRPNVTVYHGVSIGARVLIHSGAVIGSDGFGFAPNKGDWAKIAQLGGVVIGDDVEIGANTTIDRGALDDTVIETGAKLDNQIQIAHNVKVGAYTVIAACVGVSGSSSIGKHCMIGGGVGIAGHLEITDQVQITGMTLVTHNIKEPGVYSSGTAVEPNASWRKNVARFRQLDQLARRVRVLEQGGRRKSDAD; translated from the coding sequence ATGGGCAAGACAGACCTTTCATATACTTTGGCGGATATCGCTTCGCGGATTGGCGCTGAGCTGCGGGGCGATGGCTCGGTAGAGGTGAAAGGGTTGGCGACATTGCAAAAGGCTCAGTCTGGACAGATTAGCTTTTTGGCTAACAAGAACTATCTGAAGCATTTGAAAGATACTTGCGCGTCCGCTGTCATCATTCCATCCAGCCTCGCTGATCAGTGTTCGACCAATGTACTGGTGATGGATAACTCATACTTCGGATATGCTCTTTGTAGTCAGTTGTTTTCCCCTCAGTGGTCGAGTATGAGTGGTGTATCTCCCTCAGCCGCCATATCTGAAAACGCCAAGCTTGGTGAAGGCGTAACTATTGGCGCTAACGCAGTAATTGAGGATGACGCCGAGATTTGCGATGGGGCGGTTATTGGTCCCGGCTGCTACATCGGCGCGGGTTCTATAGTCGGAGCGAACACTCAGTTGCGTCCAAACGTTACCGTCTATCATGGTGTGAGCATAGGAGCGAGAGTGCTTATCCATAGCGGCGCAGTGATTGGTTCAGATGGTTTTGGTTTTGCTCCCAACAAGGGGGATTGGGCCAAAATCGCTCAACTTGGTGGTGTGGTTATTGGCGACGATGTTGAAATAGGCGCCAACACAACCATTGATCGCGGCGCTTTGGATGACACTGTCATTGAAACCGGGGCAAAGCTGGACAACCAGATACAAATCGCCCATAACGTCAAAGTTGGTGCGTATACTGTTATCGCCGCCTGCGTAGGCGTTTCGGGAAGCTCGTCGATAGGCAAGCATTGCATGATCGGTGGCGGGGTAGGCATTGCCGGCCACTTGGAAATAACGGATCAGGTGCAAATTACGGGAATGACATTGGTGACTCATAATATCAAGGAGCCAGGAGTTTATTCCTCCGGCACTGCGGTGGAGCCCAATGCTTCGTGGCGAAAAAATGTGGCCCGTTTCCGACAGTTGGATCAGTTGGCGCGTAGGGTCAGGGTGCTGGAACAGGGCGGCCGCCGAAAGTCCGATGCGGATTGA
- the fabZ gene encoding 3-hydroxyacyl-ACP dehydratase FabZ — MEINEIKEYLPHRYPFLLVDRVLEIKPGEFIAGVKNITYNEPQFTGHFPDHPIMPGVLIIEAMAQVAGILGFVTTGKKPADGYTYYLAGTDKVRFKRPVVPGDQLRLEAKIVTDKRGIWKFACRALVDGNVVCSAEILTAERRL; from the coding sequence ATGGAAATTAATGAAATTAAAGAATACTTACCTCACAGATATCCGTTCCTGTTAGTGGACCGGGTGCTGGAGATTAAGCCGGGCGAGTTTATTGCTGGTGTGAAGAACATCACTTACAACGAGCCGCAATTTACCGGTCACTTCCCCGATCATCCTATTATGCCCGGCGTGCTTATCATTGAAGCAATGGCCCAGGTGGCCGGAATTCTTGGGTTTGTCACTACAGGCAAAAAACCTGCGGACGGTTATACCTACTATTTGGCTGGGACGGATAAAGTGCGCTTCAAAAGGCCAGTTGTGCCAGGAGATCAACTGCGTCTGGAAGCGAAAATTGTGACTGACAAGCGCGGCATATGGAAATTCGCCTGCCGAGCTTTGGTCGACGGAAATGTCGTTTGCAGCGCGGAAATTTTAACTGCTGAGAGAAGGCTTTAA
- the lpxA gene encoding acyl-ACP--UDP-N-acetylglucosamine O-acyltransferase has translation MSIHPQAIVEQGARIAADAEIGPWSYIGADVEIGSGTVVNSHVVIKGPTKIGKNNRIFQFASVGEECQDKKYNGEPTVLEIGDNNVIRESCTIHRGTVQDLGATKIGSNNLFMAYVHVAHDCVVGDNCILANMTTLAGHVHIGDWAILGGGTMVHQFCKIGEHSMCAGGSIVLKDIPAYIMAGGQSAKAHGLNVEGLKRRGFSSEIILELRRAYKTLYRQGLTLEQAIEKLKAPAAEFAEVDTFLRSVQSSARGIVR, from the coding sequence ATGTCCATTCACCCTCAGGCGATTGTTGAACAGGGAGCCAGAATCGCCGCAGATGCGGAGATTGGGCCATGGAGTTATATCGGAGCCGATGTTGAAATCGGTTCTGGAACAGTGGTCAATTCTCACGTAGTGATCAAAGGCCCCACAAAGATAGGAAAGAATAACCGTATCTTCCAATTCGCCAGCGTGGGAGAGGAATGCCAGGACAAAAAGTACAATGGCGAACCTACCGTATTAGAGATCGGCGACAATAACGTCATCCGTGAGAGTTGCACGATTCATCGTGGGACGGTTCAAGACCTGGGCGCTACTAAGATCGGTAGTAATAACCTGTTCATGGCGTACGTTCACGTCGCTCATGACTGTGTGGTTGGGGATAATTGTATTCTGGCGAATATGACGACCCTTGCAGGGCATGTGCATATTGGCGATTGGGCGATTCTCGGTGGTGGCACTATGGTGCACCAGTTTTGCAAAATTGGTGAGCACAGTATGTGCGCCGGCGGCAGTATCGTTTTGAAGGATATCCCTGCTTATATCATGGCGGGAGGGCAATCCGCCAAGGCTCACGGGCTGAATGTCGAGGGGCTGAAGCGCCGCGGTTTCTCCAGCGAGATAATATTGGAGTTACGTCGCGCTTATAAGACGCTGTACCGGCAAGGTCTAACGCTTGAGCAAGCGATAGAGAAACTTAAAGCTCCGGCCGCGGAATTTGCAGAAGTGGATACCTTCCTTCGTAGCGTACAGTCCTCGGCCAGAGGCATCGTTAGATAA
- the lpxB gene encoding lipid-A-disaccharide synthase translates to MTPISQRPIRIGIVAGEASGDLLGAGLIQELKALYPQATFEGIGGERMLKEGFNTFFQMERLSIMGLVEVLGRLPELLAMRRRIVEHFTANPPDLFLGIDSPDFTIGIELKLRQAGIKTAHYVSPSVWAWRQNRVFKIAKAVDLMLTLLPFEARFYREHNVPVKFVGHPLAEIIPLHPDKVAMRHELGIDASGEVIAVLPGSRGGEVSRLGPTFVETIAWLHQRRPDIRFLIPAANQARRAQIEQQLQSHGGRLPVTLIDQHSRECMMAADAILLASGTATLEAMLVKRPMVVAYKLATLSYWIMRRLLKAKYISLPNLLADKALVPELIQQDATPSRLGGALLKELDVERRRSLEDEFEGLHKLIRQNASVVAAQAIAELIEKGRVAGQDGKEGQ, encoded by the coding sequence ATGACGCCCATATCACAACGACCGATTCGCATCGGCATTGTTGCCGGAGAGGCTTCCGGCGACCTGTTGGGGGCGGGCCTGATACAAGAATTAAAGGCGCTATACCCTCAGGCGACGTTTGAGGGCATTGGCGGCGAGCGAATGCTGAAAGAAGGGTTTAACACCTTCTTCCAAATGGAGCGCCTTTCAATTATGGGATTGGTTGAGGTGCTCGGCAGGCTGCCGGAATTGTTGGCTATGCGCCGCCGCATCGTTGAACACTTTACAGCGAATCCTCCCGATCTTTTTCTTGGTATTGATTCCCCAGATTTCACTATCGGTATCGAATTAAAATTGCGTCAGGCGGGAATTAAAACCGCTCACTACGTTAGTCCTTCCGTATGGGCCTGGAGACAGAATCGGGTGTTCAAAATCGCCAAAGCAGTTGACTTGATGCTGACGCTGCTGCCTTTTGAAGCTCGCTTTTACCGCGAACATAATGTGCCGGTAAAGTTTGTTGGCCATCCTTTGGCGGAAATTATTCCGCTTCACCCTGATAAAGTTGCAATGCGTCATGAACTCGGTATAGACGCGTCGGGTGAAGTTATCGCCGTGTTGCCAGGCTCCAGGGGCGGCGAGGTCTCCCGCTTGGGTCCCACTTTTGTTGAGACCATTGCCTGGCTACACCAACGGCGACCCGATATCCGGTTTCTGATTCCCGCCGCCAATCAGGCGCGACGAGCGCAAATTGAGCAACAGCTGCAATCTCATGGCGGCCGACTGCCTGTGACTCTGATTGACCAGCATTCACGTGAATGCATGATGGCTGCGGACGCTATACTGCTGGCCTCTGGAACGGCGACGCTTGAAGCTATGCTGGTGAAGCGTCCGATGGTAGTGGCTTATAAGCTTGCAACGCTCAGCTATTGGATTATGCGGCGCTTATTGAAAGCAAAATATATCTCTTTACCGAACCTGCTGGCGGATAAGGCTTTAGTTCCTGAGCTGATTCAGCAAGACGCGACGCCTTCCAGGTTGGGAGGGGCGTTGCTGAAGGAGCTGGACGTGGAGCGACGGAGAAGTCTTGAAGACGAGTTTGAAGGCCTGCATAAACTCATTCGGCAAAACGCCAGTGTAGTGGCGGCGCAGGCCATTGCGGAGTTAATTGAAAAAGGGCGTGTCGCAGGCCAAGACGGCAAAGAAGGGCAATAA
- the rnhB gene encoding ribonuclease HII: MNNSQIGLFDQEAGELVAGVDEVGRGPLAGPVVAAAVILNPEKPIEGLNDSKKLSHRQRVALSREIREKALAWATGWATVEEIDQINILQASLLAMQRAVAGLQVTPDLALIDGNKVPRLEMPAEAIVKGDSKVAAIAAASILAKVERDEELDRLDAIFPGYGLAGHKGYPTAQHLSALKELGVTEIHRRSYKPVQQLLQGD, translated from the coding sequence ATGAATAATTCGCAGATCGGCCTGTTCGATCAGGAAGCTGGTGAGCTTGTAGCAGGCGTCGACGAAGTGGGTAGAGGGCCTTTGGCGGGTCCAGTCGTGGCGGCGGCGGTCATATTAAACCCAGAAAAGCCTATTGAAGGCCTGAATGACTCAAAAAAACTAAGTCATCGCCAGCGGGTTGCGTTGTCACGGGAAATCAGAGAAAAAGCGCTGGCGTGGGCGACGGGGTGGGCTACTGTCGAAGAGATTGATCAAATTAATATCCTGCAGGCCTCATTGCTGGCGATGCAGCGTGCTGTGGCAGGCTTGCAAGTTACACCGGATCTGGCCCTGATAGACGGTAACAAAGTCCCCAGGTTGGAAATGCCTGCTGAAGCGATTGTTAAAGGCGATAGCAAAGTGGCGGCCATTGCGGCTGCTTCTATACTAGCTAAAGTAGAGCGTGACGAAGAACTGGATAGATTAGACGCTATATTCCCCGGGTATGGGCTGGCGGGACATAAAGGCTACCCTACGGCTCAACACTTATCCGCTTTGAAGGAGCTGGGGGTGACGGAAATACATCGGCGTAGTTATAAGCCGGTGCAGCAGTTGTTGCAAGGTGATTAA
- a CDS encoding DUF4124 domain-containing protein, with amino-acid sequence MAKHIVSNLPISAVAAVLLFCFGASVQAEIYKWVDEHGEVHFSDTRQHKDAKVIKVQPNVTDAQKRDAEQVGQRYQRIYEQYKVEEAARVAHEKERAAQKAKVDNYCAQLRKDINQIDQGYAFARIKDDGTPEYVSDEEIAQRRNKLQALYQEKCAP; translated from the coding sequence GTGGCTAAGCATATCGTTAGTAACCTTCCCATCAGCGCCGTCGCCGCTGTGTTGCTATTCTGTTTTGGCGCGTCCGTGCAAGCGGAAATCTATAAGTGGGTTGATGAGCATGGAGAAGTGCATTTCAGCGATACGCGTCAGCACAAAGACGCCAAAGTTATAAAAGTGCAGCCCAATGTTACAGACGCGCAGAAGCGCGACGCTGAGCAGGTTGGTCAGCGCTATCAGCGTATCTATGAGCAGTATAAGGTTGAAGAGGCCGCGCGGGTCGCTCATGAAAAAGAGCGTGCGGCTCAGAAAGCCAAGGTAGATAATTACTGCGCGCAGCTTAGGAAGGATATCAATCAGATTGATCAAGGATACGCCTTCGCCCGCATTAAAGATGACGGCACGCCTGAGTATGTTTCTGACGAAGAAATTGCCCAGAGGCGTAATAAGTTGCAAGCGTTATATCAAGAAAAGTGCGCCCCTTAG
- the fdxA gene encoding ferredoxin FdxA, with product MTFVVTENCIKCKYTDCVEVCPVDCFYEGPNFLVIDPDECIDCALCEPECPAEAIFSEDELPEDQKEFIALNEELCRVWPNITEKKDAPADADDWKGVKGKLKDLAR from the coding sequence ATGACTTTTGTTGTTACCGAAAATTGCATCAAGTGCAAATACACCGATTGCGTCGAAGTGTGCCCGGTGGACTGCTTTTATGAGGGCCCTAACTTCCTCGTTATCGATCCGGACGAATGCATCGACTGCGCTCTGTGTGAGCCAGAGTGCCCCGCCGAAGCCATTTTTTCCGAGGATGAGTTGCCGGAAGATCAAAAGGAATTTATCGCACTGAATGAAGAGCTTTGCCGCGTCTGGCCGAATATCACGGAGAAAAAAGACGCGCCGGCTGATGCGGATGATTGGAAAGGCGTCAAAGGCAAACTTAAAGACTTGGCGCGCTGA
- the mutS gene encoding DNA mismatch repair protein MutS has protein sequence MSAIESAIKPQHTPMMQQYLGIKAKHPHQLVFYRMGDFYELFYEDARRAAELLDITLTQRGQSGGQPIPMAGVPFHAAEGYIGRLVRLGESVVICEQVGDPAASKGPVERKVVRVVTPGTLSDEAFLEEKSDNLLLAISAYKDLFGLATLDIAGGRFLIQEVRGAEALASELQRLRPAEILISEQFPFLTLLENYTGVQKQPPWYFEQETAQRLLCQQFRTKDLAGFDCEGMSVAIEAAGCLFQYAQETQRSQLPHIRTMIRERREDSIILDAASRRNLEIDVNLAGDSRHTLAWVMDKSATAMGSRMLRRWLNRPLRSQEEVRQRQNAIKELLEDYQFEALHETLKQIGDSERILSRVALRSARPRDLARLRDTLTLLPDLQKQMEELSDAHLRRLAKQISEFPDIADLLARAIEENPPVVIRDGGVLRQGFDEELDELRGISENAGDYLLEIEKREKERTQLSSLKVGYNRVHGYFIELSRTQSDQAPADYIRRQTLKNAERFITPELKTFEDKALSAKSRALSREKMLYDQILETIAEQLAPLQDSARALSELDVLSNFAERALTLNLVCPDLTDEHMLHIEGGRHPVVEQVSQDPFVPNDLDLQDKHRMLIITGPNMGGKSTYMRQTACIVILAYCGSFVPAAQVAIGPIDRVFTRMGSSDDIAGGRSTFMVEMTETANILHYATRQSLVLMDEVGRGTSTFDGLSLAWACAEHLAQEIQAFTLFATHYFELTALPKTHANVANVHLTATEHNDSIVFLHTVHEGPASKSYGIQVAQLAGVPPQVINQAQRQLKQLESGASKPALTAPTPSLQDDLFARIEPSEVETRLQKLDVDSLSPRDALNMLYELKSMSENT, from the coding sequence ATGTCCGCTATTGAATCCGCAATCAAACCCCAACACACGCCAATGATGCAACAGTATCTTGGCATCAAGGCGAAACATCCTCATCAGCTCGTTTTTTATAGAATGGGCGACTTCTATGAGCTGTTCTACGAAGACGCCCGCCGCGCCGCTGAGCTGCTGGATATCACCTTGACGCAAAGAGGCCAATCCGGCGGACAGCCCATTCCGATGGCGGGCGTTCCCTTCCATGCCGCAGAGGGATATATCGGCCGTTTGGTTCGCCTTGGTGAATCCGTCGTCATCTGCGAACAGGTTGGCGACCCCGCCGCCAGCAAAGGGCCGGTGGAACGTAAGGTCGTCAGAGTCGTCACACCAGGCACGCTCAGCGATGAAGCCTTTCTGGAAGAGAAGTCGGACAACTTACTTTTAGCGATAAGCGCTTATAAGGATTTATTCGGTCTGGCCACTCTGGATATCGCCGGAGGACGCTTTTTGATCCAGGAAGTGCGCGGAGCCGAAGCGTTAGCCAGTGAACTGCAACGCTTACGCCCTGCAGAGATTCTAATCAGCGAGCAGTTCCCTTTCCTGACGCTATTGGAAAACTACACTGGCGTTCAAAAACAGCCACCTTGGTATTTTGAGCAGGAAACAGCCCAACGCCTGCTATGTCAGCAGTTTCGCACTAAAGACCTGGCTGGATTCGATTGTGAAGGCATGAGCGTCGCCATTGAAGCCGCCGGCTGCCTGTTTCAGTATGCTCAGGAGACGCAGCGCTCTCAACTCCCCCATATCCGCACTATGATTCGGGAGCGCCGCGAAGACTCCATCATCCTTGACGCCGCCAGTCGCAGAAACCTTGAAATTGACGTTAATTTAGCGGGAGATTCCAGACACACGCTGGCCTGGGTCATGGACAAGTCCGCCACCGCCATGGGTAGCCGTATGTTACGTCGCTGGCTGAATCGTCCGTTGCGCAGCCAGGAAGAGGTGCGCCAGCGTCAAAACGCCATTAAAGAGCTGCTGGAAGACTATCAGTTCGAAGCATTACACGAGACACTCAAACAGATTGGCGATAGCGAACGCATCCTGTCTCGGGTAGCGCTACGCTCGGCGCGCCCTCGCGACCTCGCCCGCTTGCGGGACACTCTGACGCTCCTGCCTGACTTACAGAAGCAGATGGAGGAGCTAAGCGACGCTCACTTGCGCCGCCTGGCCAAACAAATCAGTGAGTTTCCAGACATCGCAGACCTTCTCGCCCGCGCTATAGAAGAAAATCCTCCTGTCGTCATTCGCGATGGCGGCGTGCTTCGCCAGGGTTTCGATGAAGAGCTGGACGAATTGCGGGGCATCAGTGAAAACGCAGGCGACTACCTGCTGGAAATTGAGAAACGCGAGAAAGAACGCACGCAGCTGTCCTCTTTAAAAGTGGGCTATAACCGCGTTCACGGCTATTTCATCGAGCTGAGCCGCACACAATCCGACCAGGCGCCCGCTGACTATATTCGGCGCCAGACACTGAAAAACGCCGAACGCTTTATTACACCCGAGCTAAAAACTTTTGAAGATAAAGCTCTGAGCGCCAAGAGCCGCGCATTGAGCAGGGAGAAGATGCTCTATGACCAGATTCTGGAAACCATCGCAGAACAGCTCGCCCCTCTTCAGGACAGCGCTCGCGCCCTATCAGAATTGGATGTGCTGTCCAACTTTGCTGAAAGAGCGCTGACACTGAATCTGGTCTGCCCGGACCTCACAGATGAGCATATGCTGCATATCGAAGGCGGTCGTCATCCAGTTGTTGAGCAGGTCAGCCAGGACCCTTTCGTCCCCAACGATCTGGATCTGCAGGACAAACATCGCATGCTGATCATTACCGGCCCGAACATGGGCGGTAAGTCTACCTACATGCGCCAGACCGCATGTATTGTCATCCTGGCCTACTGCGGCAGCTTCGTGCCCGCCGCTCAAGTGGCCATCGGCCCGATAGACCGCGTATTCACCCGCATGGGCTCCTCGGACGACATTGCTGGCGGACGCTCCACATTCATGGTGGAAATGACGGAAACCGCCAACATCCTGCATTACGCCACCCGCCAGAGTCTGGTCTTGATGGATGAGGTCGGCCGCGGCACCAGCACCTTTGACGGACTCTCACTGGCCTGGGCCTGCGCCGAGCATTTAGCTCAAGAAATTCAGGCCTTTACCTTGTTCGCCACACACTACTTTGAACTGACCGCGCTACCCAAGACGCACGCAAATGTCGCCAACGTGCACCTGACCGCTACGGAGCACAACGACAGCATTGTCTTCCTGCATACTGTACACGAGGGTCCGGCGAGCAAGAGCTACGGAATACAGGTGGCGCAACTGGCGGGCGTGCCGCCTCAGGTCATCAATCAGGCGCAAAGGCAATTGAAACAGCTGGAAAGCGGCGCGTCCAAGCCTGCGTTGACGGCTCCTACGCCTTCGCTCCAGGACGATTTGTTCGCCCGAATCGAGCCAAGCGAAGTGGAGACCCGCTTGCAAAAGCTGGACGTGGATTCGCTCTCTCCGCGAGACGCATTAAATATGCTGTATGAGCTGAAATCGATGAGTGAGAACACCTGA